Genomic DNA from Candidatus Koribacter versatilis Ellin345:
CACGAAAGGGCAGGAACTAAGGGACGAGACTAATACAAAAGGCGCGACCGAGGTCGCGCCCTGATTGCTGTCGTATTGCGGTTTAGCTGCTTTCGCCCCGCTTCCGCAAAAACGCCGGCACATCCAAATCATCCCGATCGAAATCCTTCTTCGCCTTCTCAGGAGCGGGTGGCGGAGGCACTGCCGCCGCAGCCTGCACTGGAGGCGCGGGCGGTTCCGGCATTGGCGCGGGTCCGGGCTCAGGTTCAGGATCTGGATCGGGCGCGGGCGGACGCGGAACGGTGTTGATCACCGGCGTCGAGCCCTTGACCTGGAAACCTGTGCGCGCGGTGTGAATCGCCTGCTGCGCCGTCGAGACATGGTGCGCTTCGTGCTTGGTAGCCTCACCTTTGAAGCCCGTGGCGATGACCGTGATCTTGACCTCGTCCTTCATCTTCTCGTCGAGCACCGCGCCGAAGATGATGTTCGCGTCTTCATGCGCAGCGCTCTGGATGATCGTCGAAGCCTCGTTTACTTCCGCCAACTTCAACGTGCTCGATCCGGTCACGTTGATCAGGATGCCGCGCGCTCCATCGATGGCGCCGGCCTCAAGCAGCGGTGACGCGATCGCTGCCTGTGCTGCTTCCACTGCGCGACGGTCACCCTTCGCGGTAGCGGTGCCCATCACGGCGTAGCCCATGCCGGCCATGATTGTTTTCACGTCGGCAAAGTCGCGGTTGATGATACCGGGGATGGTGATGATGTCGGAGATGCCCTGCACTGCCTGGCGCAGGATGTCGTCAGCGACACGGAATGACTCGAAGAAGCCGGCATCGCGCGCGACGGCCAGCAGTTTCTCGTTGGGGATCACGATCATGGTGTCCACCGACTCGAGCAGTTCGTCCAGCCCGCGTTCGGCCTGCGACTGACGTCGGCGGCCTTCGAAGGCGAAGGGCTTGGTCACCACGCCCACGGTGAGCGCGCCCATCTCGCTCGCCAGCGAGGCAATGATCGGCGCTGCGCCGGTGCCTGTTCCGCCGCCGAGGCCGGTGGTCACAAAGACCATGTCCGCGCCTTCCAGCGCCTCAATGATTTTGTCGGCATCTTCGAGCGCGGCTTTGCGGCCGACTTCGGGGTTCGCCCCCGCGCCCAGGCCGTTGGTCAGCTTCACGCCCAGTTGCAGCTTGATCGGTGCGCGCGACAGCTTCAGCGCCTGCAGGTCGGTGTTGGCGACCAGGAACTCGACGCCCTCGAGTTTGGCGTCGATCATTCGGTTCACCGCGTTGGTGCCGCCGCCGCCGACGCCGATGACTTTGATCTTCGCGTTGTTGGTCGGCTCTTCGTTGAACTGGATTCGAAGGTCTTTTTTCTCGGTCATTCCCTGTCCGTGTGCCGGCCTCGGGGATCCGGCGTGGCCATCTTGCGTTGAACCTAACTTCTAAAATTCTCTCCGCGCAAACAACGACTTCAACCGCGATGCCAGGCCCGCATCCTGTTGCTGGCTTCTCTGCAAACGTGTGCGATGAGCGTAATAGGCGAGTCCGATTGTAGTGGCAAACTCCAACTCTGCAAGCTCCGATGGCATGTTCGCAATCGGCGCCGGATACCCCAGTCGCGCCTGTAACGATCCGCGACCCGGCCGTCGCAAAAGGTCTTCCGCCACTTCCATCAGGGCCGGCATGCGCGCGCCGCCGCCGGTCATTACGATCCCGGCCCCGCATAACTCGAGCACGCCCGCCTGCCGCAGGTTATCGCGCAACATCTCGAATAACTCCTGCGCGCGTGGCTGCAGGATTTCTCCGAGGAACCGCTGCTGAATCAACCGCGAAGGACGGTCACCCACGGACGGCACTTCCACTTCGTTCGGCTCAGGAATCCGCGTGACTACGGCGCATCCGAACTGCTTCTTGATCTTCTCGGCTTCCGAAAGCGGCGTCGGAAGGCCGATCGCAATGTCGTTGGTGAAGTGATCCCCGCCGACGGGAATCACCGCCGTATGTACCACCGCGCCTTCGTAATACACGATCACATCCGTCGAGCCTGCGCCGATGTCTGCCAGCACCACGCCGACTTCGCGCTCGTCGGTGCGCAACACAGAGTCCGCGCACGCCAGCGGTTCAAACACCACGTCATCAATGTGAATGCCCGCGCGGTTCATCGCGGTGACGACGTTCTGCGTCGAACTTTGCGCGGCAGTCACAACGTGCACCCGCACTTCCAGGCTGCGAGCCATCATGCCCGCGGGATCATGGACGCCGTTTTGCTCGTCGATCATGAATTCCTGCGGCAGCAGGTGCAGCACTTCGCGGTCGCCCGGCAGAGGAATACTGCGTGCGCGCTCGACGGCCATCTTCACGTCTTCGCGCGTCACTTCCCGGGCACGCGGTCCGAGGGCGATCCCGCCCTGGCTGTTGATGCCACGAATATGCGGCCCCGCCACACCCACAATGCCGCGCTCGATTGGCACCTGCGCAATCGACTCAGCCTCCTCGACAGCTTTCTGGATGGCCGCGGTGGCTTTTTCGAGATCGACAATCTGGCCCTTGCGAGTGCCGCGCGATTCGCGCACTCCGTGCCCGCGATATTGGAAGCCGTGATCATTTACGTCGAGCACCAGCACGCAGGTCTTGGCACTGCCTACATCGAACACCGTCAATATGTTTTCTTGAACTTTACCCATTGCCCTGGCTAGTGCCGTCTTCCGCTCGTGTGTGCTGTTGGTTTCGCAACGGCAGGCTTCGCCACTGCAGGTTTTTCGACTGCGGGCGCTACCGCCGGAGCGGTCGGCTTGGCCGCGCTCGGATGCGAGTCGGGATTCAGGATCACCTGCCGGTCGTAGCGCAGGTCCACCGAATCGAGATGTTGGTATTGGCTGCGCCACTCCTTCAAATGCGTGACGTACAGATGAAATCTGTCAGCGAAGTTTTGCGATCCCAGGTGCACCAGCACCGCGCCATCCGCGTCTTCCACCGTGACTTTCACGTCGTCCGGATCGCTTACATCCACTTCGCTCAACGACTTTGAATTGTGCTCGCCGCTCGCATCGAGTTCCTTGACGAGCTCTTGATAAATTTTCATCCGCGCCGACCGCGTCGAGAGCGGCTCGTTCTCATGCATTCCAGAGATCACTGGAAACGAATACTTGTTCGTGGTGCTGAACGGCATCTCCATTAGCACGCCGTGCGCATCAATCAGTTGCACGCGTGATCCAATCTGCGCGAATGCCACCGGCTTGCGCTCCGTCACCTGCACGCGAATGCGGTCCGGCAGGATGCGCATCACCGTCGCCGACTCCACCCACGGCAGTTCTTCAACCTGCTTCTTACGTTCATCGAGCGGCACAGCGAAAATGTTGCGGCTGATGTCGCCGCCGAATACGCGCGTGATCTCTCCGCGTGACATGTGCTCGTTGCCGCCTACTTCAATGCTGTCGCTCGACTCCAACCGGAAGCGCCACGAATGTTCGCCGTAAGCCGAGAGCGCCATCCAAACGCCGCCGATGACTACCAGCACTCCGAGAACAATCAGCGCAATCTTGACGCGGTTCGCCGCCTTCTTCGATGGCAACGGTCCGCGCCGCACTGGAACACGCTTCTGCGATCGCAGAAAAGGCGAGTCCTCTTCCGGTTCAAGATCGGAAAAGCGATCATCGAGTTCTTCCGGTTCGGTCGCCTTAGCACGCGTCGCGGTGCTACGTTCGTCCGGAAATTGTGGATTGCCGTTGCGGGCCATGAAGTGAATAAATGCGCGAAAAAACGCCCTCTGCGCTCACTATAACTGCTTTCGCAACCATTCTGAGAGGCTTTTTCCCCGGGATGAATCCAATCCGTCCACTCCTGAGGAAAACTGCATGGGAACTGATGCAAAAAGAAAAAGGACGCTCATGAGAGCGTCCTTCGGTCTAGATGTTTTTGCTTAGTGGGCCGCCGCCGAAGCCTGGGCTGCCGTAGCCGTCTTGATCTGCGCCAGGAAGTCTTTCGCTTGTGCCGGAGGTGGGACCTGCCCCATCAACGCATCCTTAAAGCTCACTTGCTTCCCATAGAACGCCTTCGTCGAGTCGTCGTCCTGCTTGATCGCTGCGCCGGAAAGATCCACGCCGGCGAACACGCCCTTCGAACGCGAATACGTCAACACTGCGGCATCCATCTTCCAGTCGGTGGCCGCGGTACCCTGGCGTCCTACTGGTCCAGCCGCGACACCAGCTTCGCCGCCAAGCTCGAACTTGCTCGACAGCAGTTGCTGCATGCCTTTGTCATTCATGATCAGCATTACGAGGTCGGTCTTCTGCGCGCCGATCTGCAAGCCGTAGCTGCCGCCGGTCACTTCAAAGAACGCCGGAGCGCTCCAGCCACTAGCGGTACGGCAAGTAGCGACGCCGCGTCCATGCTTCGCGCCGACTACAAAGCCGCCGCTGACCATGCTCGGGACGATCGCGATGCACTTGGCCTTCTCCAGCACGTTGCCGGGAATGGAATTGTCGGGAGCCGACATAATCTCATTGAACACCGTGCCCGCTCGCTGCACGCGTTCCTGCACCTGACCCTGCTCGTCTGCCGCGAACGCAATTCCGCACAGCGCGAGCGCCATCAAAACAACCGATAACTTTCTCATCGTGTTCCTCCAGTAACCGACCTGCCCATTCTGGGCATACAGCCACTTAGAAGTCAGATTTCGCCCCCGAGTTCGCTCAAAGCGGTCCGAGTAGCTGTCCAGAACTGGTTTTATTCCAACAACTTGGGAGGCAATTGTGACGTTCTAGGTGGGTCGAGTCCCTGAAAGTGGGATAAACCCCGTCTTATCACAAGCGTAATGTTTACTTGTCACAAATTGGAGGTGCGTAGTGGGCTCACCTTATGGCTTCGAACTCGTTGAAAATTGTTTAATTTGCAAGCTCCGAACCGACTCTTTCTTCTGCGGACTACCCCGCCCAGCCCTCGAATCCCTCGACAAGATCAAGTACACCGCCGCCTACCCACAGGGCGCCGTATTGTTCGTCGAAGGCCAGATGCCGCGCGGCATTTATATGCTCTGCAAGGGCCGGGTCAAGATGTCCACCACTTCCAGTGACGGCAAGACCCTGATTCTAAAGATCGCGCAGCCCGGCGAAGTGCTCGGCCTCCATGCCACCGTCTCCGGATCGCCTTACGAGATAACCGCCGAGACCGGCCAGCCCTGCCAGTTGAACTTCATCAAACGCGAAGACTTCCTCCGCTTCCTTCAGAAGCACGGCGACGCTTGCCTCCAGGCCGCCCAACACCTCAGCAAAGACTGCCAATCGGCCTACCAGCAGATCCGGTCGCTAGGCCTTTCGCACTCGGCCCCCGAACGCCTCGCGCGCCTGCTTCTCGAATGGACCATCGGCTTCCACGATCAGAGTGAAGTTAAGGTGAAACTCTCACTCACTCACGAAGAGATCGCGCAGATCATCGGCACGTCGCGTGAAACCGTGACCCGCGTCCTCGCCGAGTTCCGCAAGAAACAGATTGCAGTATTGAAGGGCTCCA
This window encodes:
- a CDS encoding Crp/Fnr family transcriptional regulator, whose protein sequence is MGSPYGFELVENCLICKLRTDSFFCGLPRPALESLDKIKYTAAYPQGAVLFVEGQMPRGIYMLCKGRVKMSTTSSDGKTLILKIAQPGEVLGLHATVSGSPYEITAETGQPCQLNFIKREDFLRFLQKHGDACLQAAQHLSKDCQSAYQQIRSLGLSHSAPERLARLLLEWTIGFHDQSEVKVKLSLTHEEIAQIIGTSRETVTRVLAEFRKKQIAVLKGSTLTIRNKPALERLVGS
- a CDS encoding cell division protein FtsQ/DivIB; this encodes MARNGNPQFPDERSTATRAKATEPEELDDRFSDLEPEEDSPFLRSQKRVPVRRGPLPSKKAANRVKIALIVLGVLVVIGGVWMALSAYGEHSWRFRLESSDSIEVGGNEHMSRGEITRVFGGDISRNIFAVPLDERKKQVEELPWVESATVMRILPDRIRVQVTERKPVAFAQIGSRVQLIDAHGVLMEMPFSTTNKYSFPVISGMHENEPLSTRSARMKIYQELVKELDASGEHNSKSLSEVDVSDPDDVKVTVEDADGAVLVHLGSQNFADRFHLYVTHLKEWRSQYQHLDSVDLRYDRQVILNPDSHPSAAKPTAPAVAPAVEKPAVAKPAVAKPTAHTSGRRH
- the ftsA gene encoding cell division protein FtsA, coding for MGKVQENILTVFDVGSAKTCVLVLDVNDHGFQYRGHGVRESRGTRKGQIVDLEKATAAIQKAVEEAESIAQVPIERGIVGVAGPHIRGINSQGGIALGPRAREVTREDVKMAVERARSIPLPGDREVLHLLPQEFMIDEQNGVHDPAGMMARSLEVRVHVVTAAQSSTQNVVTAMNRAGIHIDDVVFEPLACADSVLRTDEREVGVVLADIGAGSTDVIVYYEGAVVHTAVIPVGGDHFTNDIAIGLPTPLSEAEKIKKQFGCAVVTRIPEPNEVEVPSVGDRPSRLIQQRFLGEILQPRAQELFEMLRDNLRQAGVLELCGAGIVMTGGGARMPALMEVAEDLLRRPGRGSLQARLGYPAPIANMPSELAELEFATTIGLAYYAHRTRLQRSQQQDAGLASRLKSLFARREF
- the ftsZ gene encoding cell division protein FtsZ: MTEKKDLRIQFNEEPTNNAKIKVIGVGGGGTNAVNRMIDAKLEGVEFLVANTDLQALKLSRAPIKLQLGVKLTNGLGAGANPEVGRKAALEDADKIIEALEGADMVFVTTGLGGGTGTGAAPIIASLASEMGALTVGVVTKPFAFEGRRRQSQAERGLDELLESVDTMIVIPNEKLLAVARDAGFFESFRVADDILRQAVQGISDIITIPGIINRDFADVKTIMAGMGYAVMGTATAKGDRRAVEAAQAAIASPLLEAGAIDGARGILINVTGSSTLKLAEVNEASTIIQSAAHEDANIIFGAVLDEKMKDEVKITVIATGFKGEATKHEAHHVSTAQQAIHTARTGFQVKGSTPVINTVPRPPAPDPDPEPEPGPAPMPEPPAPPVQAAAAVPPPPAPEKAKKDFDRDDLDVPAFLRKRGESS
- a CDS encoding lipid-binding SYLF domain-containing protein; protein product: MRKLSVVLMALALCGIAFAADEQGQVQERVQRAGTVFNEIMSAPDNSIPGNVLEKAKCIAIVPSMVSGGFVVGAKHGRGVATCRTASGWSAPAFFEVTGGSYGLQIGAQKTDLVMLIMNDKGMQQLLSSKFELGGEAGVAAGPVGRQGTAATDWKMDAAVLTYSRSKGVFAGVDLSGAAIKQDDDSTKAFYGKQVSFKDALMGQVPPPAQAKDFLAQIKTATAAQASAAAH